Genomic segment of Pseudoalteromonas sp. NC201:
TTTAAATTGCGCTAAGCTTGCCTCATCAATATTGATATCGGGCTGTAGCAATCTCCTTGGTGCTAGTGGCGTTGGTAGAGTTGTAGGCTGTACATATTCATCCCAAATATTAATAAACACATACTCTTGCGTGTTGGCGTGCACAAACACGCTGAGACACACAGCGGCGAACATAAGTAGGGCTTTAATTGATGACATTAGTTTGCTCCTTGGAGTGTGCTCAGATGTTGTTGCAGCTCATCTGTAAACAATGCGCTGCGATAGATTTCTTTGCCGTTTTCATCAATGAGGATGTGTTGTGGCGTGCCTAACACTTGAAACTGCTGAGTTATCTTGCCACTACCATCAAATACCGTTGGAAACTGGTAATCATGTTTATCAAGGTAAGTTTGCACGCCTTTTTTCGACTGATTGAAGCCAATATTGACGGCGATAACCTGATAGTGGTTATTGGCTTGCTGAAAGCTTTGCTCAAGCAGTGGCATTTCTTCCACACAGTAGGAGCACCACGTTGCCCAAAACTTCAAGTAAGTGACTTTGCCTTGACTGGTTACGGTATTGTTTGCAAGCGTATTGGCGGTCAGTACGGGATAGTCCTTTGCTGCAGACATTGTGCTGAGTAACATAAAGAGTGAAGAAAAAATGATTTTTTTCATGGTGGTTCCTTTGCGTTTTATAGCCAACTTTTGCCAGCTTGAATAAGAAAATATTGCGCCATCGCGACTAAGATAAGTGCGGTTGCTGTAGTGATGTGATTTAGCCAAGCTCCAGATCTTGGTAATTTTTGTAAAAAGCGCGTGCTTAGCCCTGCTAGCAGTAATAGGGTGCTCATACCGAGCGCAAAACTAAACAGCAGCGCGCCTCCTAATAGAGGTTGCTGGGCATTAGCAACGAAGAGTAATAAGCCGCCTAGAATTGGAGACGTACAGGGAGCCGCAACAAGAGCGCTGGCCATGCCCATTAGAAGAGGTGCTGGCGAGCCTGTTGCAATCGTATTTGGCAAGCGTGGCAGCGAGATTAAGCCTTTTGATACCGCAGCAAAGTAGAGTAATAGATTGGCAAAAATAAGCAGCACCCAAGGGTTTGTTGCTACTTGGCCAAAGAAGCTACCGGTTAATGCTGCAATAAATCCAAGCGCGGCGTACACAGCTGCAAAGCCTAGCGCATACAAAATAGGGGCAAGGCGAATATGGCGTTGTTGGCTAAGAGTCGCAACAGTTATGGGAAGTATGGGATATACGCAGGGCGTAAAGCTGGTGAGTACACCTACTAAGAGTGCAATAGGCACTAACCACCAATCAGTTTCGGCACTGGAGAGTGCCTGTAGTAACGTAGATTCAAGCATCGTCTTCTCTTTGCATTTTTTAACTGCACAAGAGCATGACGGATAGCCCAGATTTGACCTATCAAATCGTCATAAAATCGCTATCAAATTTTATCAAGCGTTTGCTTTTATTTGATATTTTAATTGTTATGAGTTTAAAAGAAAAAGTGCTTGTTGCTCGTTATGTTTATAAGATAAGGTAAGTTACCTAGTTTAGGTAACTTAAAATTATGCGTAAAGGGAGATATTATGAATAGACTAACACTAGCGGTTGTATCTGCAGCATTTGCGGTATCTGGTTCTGCACTAAGTGGTGAGAATGTAAAACCAGACTACGACCCTACAAAGTATTGTTATTATGCCGATCAGGCATATTCTAAGGGATCGGTAGAAAAGCAAAATAACAAATGGAAAGTCTGTGTTGACGGCGGTCCAAATGGTGAGCTCCAGTGGATTGATCAATAACGACAACTTTATAATGATACGCAAATAAAAAACGCCAGCTGTGAAGCTGGCGTTTTTTTATTCAAGGTGTACGAGCGTTAACCGCGTACTTTCATGCCTTTTTTCTCCATGCCACGGTAGATGATAAGCATCTGAGCGATAGAGATAAGGTTTGAAACCAACCAGTAAAGTACCAGACCTGATGGGAACCAAATAAAGAAAATTGAGAACACGACTGGCATGTAAGTCATCATCTTTTGTTGCATTGGGTCTGTAACTGTCATTGGCTGTAGTTTTTGGGTTAGGAACATACTTGCGCCAAATAGCACAGGTAGTACGTAGTACGGGTCCATTGATGATAGATCCGTTAGCCACAACATAAACTCAGCATGACGTAGTTCTGTTGATTCAAGGAATACGTAGAACAAGGCAAGGAAGATTGGCATTTGTAGTAACAGTGGGAAACAGCCACCCATTGGGTTCACTTTTTCCTTACGGTACATTTCCATCATCGCTTGGCCGAACTTCTGGCGGTCATCGCCATAACGCTCTTTTAGTGCCTGCATCTTAGGCTGTAGCATGCGCATTTTAGCCATTGAGGTGTATTGTGCTTTAGTTAGAGGGTATAACGCCGTTTTCACAATCAAAGTGATAGCAATAATCGCCAGACCCCAGTTACCTAAAATACCGTAAAGGAACTTAAGCAGTATCAGTAGCGGTTGTGAAATAAACCATAACCAGCCGTAGTCTACAGTGAGATCTAGGTCTTCTTGAATTGCTTCAAGCGCTTCTGTGTCTTTAGGACCCATGTAGTACACGGCATGGATAGTTGCCGTGCTGTTTGCTTGCACATTGGTTGGCTCGCTCTTCATACCAACAATACCATTACCATTTCTAAGCGCGGTATAAATCGTATTATTGGTTTGCTGATCTGGCACCCATGCACTAACAAAATACTTTTGTAGGAAAGCAACGTAGCCGCCTTGGGTATTTTTATTCAGGTTCGCATCCGCCATATCAGAGAAGCTGTATTTCTCATAAGGTTCTTCAGCGGTTCCATAGGCTGGGCCTAAGTAGGTCTGATCAACCATGCTGCCTTTATCTTGGCGTGTACGTTTGATTTGCGTGTACAGTTGTACTTGAACAGGTGATGAGGTGGTGTTGTTAACTTGGTATTCTAAGTCAACGTCATATTTACCTGCTTTAAATACATAAGTTTTTGTGTACTGTACGCCTTTCTCATCAGTAAAAGTCAGTGGTACACGTAGCGTATCGCCATTAAGCTCATATTGCTGTTGTGCAGACTCATAGACTGGGCGACCAGCTTTGTTTGCATCTGGGCCGTTTAAACCAATTAAACCACTCTGTGAAACATACTGTTTGCCTTCAAATTCACCAAGTAACATGAAAGGCGTGTCGCTGCCATGGGTTTCTGCGTGTTGTAGTAAGTTGGCTTCAACGATGTCACCGCCCTTAGTATCAATTTTTACCGAAAGTACATCGGTAGTGATACTAATGACAGAACGTGTTGCCTGAGTTGCTACAACTGGGACATCGGATTGGCTTGATGCTGGTACATCAGCTTGCTCTTCTGTTGGGGTTGAGTTCGCCACTTGTTGTGTGACGGCACTGGTATCAGCTTGTGGCGGGTTTTGTTCTTGTGTCCACTCTTGGAACAGTAGGAACGAAACCAGCAACAAACCGATAAATAAAAACGTGCGTTGCGATTCCATAACAGCTCTTATTTCTCGTGTTGTTTAACTTTAGTCGACTTCACAGGTACAGGATCATCTCCACCTGCGCTCAAAGGGTGACATTTTAATATGCGTTTAACCGCTAACCAACTCCCTTTTGCAATTCCATGTAAATTAATTGCTTGAATTGCATAACTAGAACAGGTCGGGTTAAAACGACAATGAGGCCCGAGTAGGGGGCTAATCCATTGTTGATAACCGCGGATCAGCAATATAAGCAGGTGCTTGGGAAGCGAACAAACTGCTTTGAACTGATTTCTGATCTTGCTACGCCCTGAAGTTGAATTCATGGCTTTGTAGATATCAATTTCCTCAATTTACTGCTTCAACCTAAGTAGGCAAAAACAGACTATTTTTCCATTGATATAGCTGATTAAAAGGTGAGCTAACCTTACCTTAATTGGCGTAAAATTACTATGCTAGCAAGGGTAAATGCGCCGTAAAAAGGAAAGGCTAAAGCAGATTATTGCTTTTTCGCGTTAGCTTGAGGATTTTTTGAACGCTTGTGTTGAGGTTTTGGCTTAAAAGGTGGTTTAGGTGCACCTGGCTTACAACGTTCATTTATTTTGCGCCACATCTTAGTGAGCTGTTTAGTTAGCTCTTCATTAGATTGCTCGTCAACACCGGTTTTGACCATCAACACAATATCGATATTATCAAGTTTATGACGATTTAATCGAAAGCTTTCTCTAGCAAGTCGTTTGATACGGTTTCGTTGACATGCTTTTTTGCAGCGTTTTTTAGCTACAGTTAAACCGAGTCTTGGATGACCAACATCATTTGGTTTTGCAAGTAGAGTAAAATAAGGCGTAGCTGCGCGAGCTGGCT
This window contains:
- the yidD gene encoding membrane protein insertion efficiency factor YidD → MNSTSGRSKIRNQFKAVCSLPKHLLILLIRGYQQWISPLLGPHCRFNPTCSSYAIQAINLHGIAKGSWLAVKRILKCHPLSAGGDDPVPVKSTKVKQHEK
- the yidC gene encoding membrane protein insertase YidC; translation: MESQRTFLFIGLLLVSFLLFQEWTQEQNPPQADTSAVTQQVANSTPTEEQADVPASSQSDVPVVATQATRSVISITTDVLSVKIDTKGGDIVEANLLQHAETHGSDTPFMLLGEFEGKQYVSQSGLIGLNGPDANKAGRPVYESAQQQYELNGDTLRVPLTFTDEKGVQYTKTYVFKAGKYDVDLEYQVNNTTSSPVQVQLYTQIKRTRQDKGSMVDQTYLGPAYGTAEEPYEKYSFSDMADANLNKNTQGGYVAFLQKYFVSAWVPDQQTNNTIYTALRNGNGIVGMKSEPTNVQANSTATIHAVYYMGPKDTEALEAIQEDLDLTVDYGWLWFISQPLLILLKFLYGILGNWGLAIIAITLIVKTALYPLTKAQYTSMAKMRMLQPKMQALKERYGDDRQKFGQAMMEMYRKEKVNPMGGCFPLLLQMPIFLALFYVFLESTELRHAEFMLWLTDLSSMDPYYVLPVLFGASMFLTQKLQPMTVTDPMQQKMMTYMPVVFSIFFIWFPSGLVLYWLVSNLISIAQMLIIYRGMEKKGMKVRG
- a CDS encoding cytochrome c biogenesis protein CcdA, with product MLESTLLQALSSAETDWWLVPIALLVGVLTSFTPCVYPILPITVATLSQQRHIRLAPILYALGFAAVYAALGFIAALTGSFFGQVATNPWVLLIFANLLLYFAAVSKGLISLPRLPNTIATGSPAPLLMGMASALVAAPCTSPILGGLLLFVANAQQPLLGGALLFSFALGMSTLLLLAGLSTRFLQKLPRSGAWLNHITTATALILVAMAQYFLIQAGKSWL
- a CDS encoding TlpA family protein disulfide reductase; its protein translation is MKKIIFSSLFMLLSTMSAAKDYPVLTANTLANNTVTSQGKVTYLKFWATWCSYCVEEMPLLEQSFQQANNHYQVIAVNIGFNQSKKGVQTYLDKHDYQFPTVFDGSGKITQQFQVLGTPQHILIDENGKEIYRSALFTDELQQHLSTLQGAN
- the rnpA gene encoding ribonuclease P protein component, which translates into the protein MEDFSFSRELRLLTPSHYSRIFQEPARAATPYFTLLAKPNDVGHPRLGLTVAKKRCKKACQRNRIKRLARESFRLNRHKLDNIDIVLMVKTGVDEQSNEELTKQLTKMWRKINERCKPGAPKPPFKPKPQHKRSKNPQANAKKQ
- a CDS encoding DUF1496 domain-containing protein; protein product: MNRLTLAVVSAAFAVSGSALSGENVKPDYDPTKYCYYADQAYSKGSVEKQNNKWKVCVDGGPNGELQWIDQ